The Ornithinibacillus sp. 4-3 region GGAACTTGCTACTCTTCCAGATCATAATGGACTTGTATCTATGTTACTTAGCGTATTACAAGCGCCTATCCGTAACCTTGCTTACGCTGCAAAAGCTGTTGCTGATCAAAAAGATGAAGCACAGGAAGCTTAATTTTTGTACGAAATGATTACGAAAAAATAAAATAATGGTTTATTTAAATTAGGAGGAAATAAAATGACTACAGAACAAATCCTTGAAGCTGTAAAAAACATGACAGTTTTAGAATTAAATGATTTAGTTAAAGCAATTGAAGAAGAATTTGGAGTAACTGCTGCAGCACCTGTTGCTGTTGTAGCTGGTGGAGCTGCTGAAGGTGGCGCTGAAGAAAAATCTGATTTTGACGTTGTACTTGCTGATGCTGGTGCTTCTAAGATTAAAGTAATCAAAGCTGTTCGTGAAATCACTGGCCTTGGTCTTAAAGATGCTAAAGAGCTTGTAGATGGAGCTCCAAAAGCAATTAAAGAAGGCGTAGCTAAAGAAGAAGCTGAAGAAATGAAAGCTAAGTTAGAAGAAGCTGGAGCTTCAGTAGAACTTAAATAATTAAAATATGAAATAAAAAAAGCTCGTCAATTTTTTGACGGGCTTTCACCATCTTTTGATACTTAGAAACAGTCAGGTGCTTTAAATGACCTGATGTCTGTAATGATTATAAGAAAAAGCGGGTGTCGTTATGTCAGACCATTACTTTTCAGAAAACCCTCAGTCTAAAAGCAAACCAATCATATGGGAATACATTTTACGTGGTGAAACATTTAAATTCACTAGTGATGTTGGTGTGTTTTCAAAGCATGGGGTTGATTTCGGCTCACGGCTTTTGATTGAAAGCTTTGTTGAACCAGAAATAGAGGGAGATTTTTTGGATCTTGGTTGTGGATACGGGCCGATTGGTATTGCCCTTGCAAATTCATTTCCAAACCGCCAAATAATAATGGCTGATGTAAATGAAAGGTCTGTAGCTCTAGCAGAGAAAAATGCAAAAGCAAATCAAGTGGAAAATACAAAAGTGATTCAGTCGGATCGTTTTTCTAATATACAATCACATCAATTTGCAGCAATTTTAATAAATCCGCCGATTCGAGCAGGGAAAAAAGTAGTTTATCACATGTTTGAAGAAAGTGAACAAGCATTAATGTCGCAAGGTGAGTTGTGGATTGTTATTCAGAAAAAACAAGGTGGGCCTTCAGCCAAAGATAAATTAGAATCATTATTTGGAAATGTGGATATTATTGCGCGGAGTAAAGGATATTTTATATACAAAGCTAAAAAGATTTGACCTTGATTCATGAGTGTGGTAATATAATTAGATGGTAATATGAGGTTTTTATTGTCAAGAGTTTCTTTAGATTTACAAAATCAGGGTAAAGAAGTGTATAAAATTTAAACAATAGGGTATGACTTGTTAAAATGCCAGAAAATTATTATTGGTGTTACTTGTAACAAATCATTTTGAACAGCTTTTTATTATTTTAAACCTAGAAATGATTTATATCGCTAGGTTTTTAGTGAAGAGCCTTTTTCTATATTTTAAAATATAACTGAAAATGATTAAGAAAACAAGTGACAAAAAACAATAACTGGCAGAACCTTTTCACGAAAAACGTAAAATATATAGTGGAAATGGGAAATGACAAGTTTTTTGTCTTTATGATTTTAAAATCAACATTTCTTCATTGTTCGTACTCTTTGATAAGTTCGTTTTAGGACGGTGAGTATTAGAATGTGGATTTTTATCAAAGAAACGATAGCATTCTGATGAAAGCCTTTATCTTCAATGACAGCAGAAGACTCTGATTTCTATTCTATAGGTAATGAGAGGTATGCTAGTTTTTTTCTGTTCCATGGGCAACCAATTGAATGAAGATAGAGCCTCCGACGAGTGTTGCGATTTTAAGAACTACACGAGAGCTTATGATTTATAGGAATTCTCGTTAGTAGTGTAGAAAAGTCAAAAACAGATGTAACAAGTCGAGGCGTAATTGATCCTAGCTTAATGAAGGATGCATCAAAATTAACTTATCAATTAGTGGCTGAAAGTCTACTAAACACATTGTCAAGACTTATACCGTAGCATGCAGTATTTATTATTAATATTAAGTCAGTTTTTTAAACAAGCTTGTTTAAAAAATGCCGATTGAGGAGTGAAGCAGTTGACAGGTCATCTAGTTCAGTATGGGCGACATCGCCAACGTAGAAGCTATGCACGTATTAGTGAAGTGTTAGAGCTACCAAATCTCATAGAAATTCAAACAGCTTCTTATGAGTGGTTTTTAAGAGAAGGTTTGAGAGAAATGTTTCAGGATATTTCTCCAATTGAAGATTTTACGGGAAGCTTATCGCTGGAGTTTATTGATTATAGTTTAGGCGAGCCTAAATATTCAATCAGTGACTCAAAAGAAAGAGACGTCACTTACAATGCTCCGCTACGTGTGAAGGTCCGTTTAATTAATAACAAAACGGGTGAGCTAAAAGAACAAGAAGTATTTATGGGTGATTTCCCATTAATGACAGACACGGGTACTTTTATTATTAATGGTGCAGAACGTGTTATCGTTTCTCAGCTTGTTCGTTCACCAAGTGTTTATTATAGCGAGAAAATGAATAAGAATGGTAAGCGTGGTATTATGGCTACGGTTATCCCTAACCGTGGAGCATGGTTAGAATTCGAAACGGACGCTAGAGATGTAGTTTATGTAAGAATTGACCGAACTCGTAAATTGCCAATTACAGTATTACTAAGAGCATTAGGGTTTGGGTCCAATGAAGAAATTATTGATTTATTAGGTGAAAATGAATACCTAAAGAACACATTAGAAAAAGATAATACCGAAACAACAGAAAAAGCAATGCTTGAAATCTATGAGCGTCTTCGTCCAGGTGAACCACCTACCGTTGAAAATGCGAAAAGTTTATTGATTTCACGTTTCTTTGATCCGAAGCGTTATGACCTTGCTTATGTTGGTCGCTATAAAATGAATAAAAAGCTTCATATTAAAAATCGAATCTTTAACCAAGTTTTAGCAGAAACACTTGTTGATCCAGAAACTGGAGAAGTGTTAGCTGAAAAAGGAGATAAAGTAGATCGTAAGCTTCTTAATAAACTTATGCCGTATTTAGATCGTGATGAAGCTAAATTAGGCGAAGAAACGGTTGAATTACAGGACGGTGTTTTAGTAGAGCCAGTTACATTCCAATCGATTAAGATTTATGATCCAAGTGATCCAACAGGAGAAAGAGTATTAAACGTACTTGGCAATGGTGGTTTAGATAAAAATATTAAACATATTATGCCAGTAGATATCATTTGCGCGATTAATTACTTTTTTAACCTGCTTTATTTCGTAGGAGATTCAGATGATATTGATCACCTAGGAAATAGAAGATTACGTTCTGTTGGAGAGTTACTCCAAAATCAATTCCGTATTGGTTTATCTAGAATGGAGCGTGTTGTGCGTGAGCGTATGTCAATTCAAGACACATCAAGCATCACTCCACAACAATTAATTAATATTCGCCCAGTAATTGCTTCCATTAAAGAATTCTTTGGAAGTTCACAGTTATCTCAGTTCATGGATCAAACTAACCCATTAACAGAGTTAACACATAAGCGTAGATTATCTGCATTAGGGCCTGGTGGTTTAACTAGAGAACGTGCCGGCTTTGAAGTTCGTGACGTACACTATTCTCACTATGGTCGTATGTGTCCAATTGAAACACCAGAAGGACCAAACATCGGTCTGATTAACTCCTTATCCAGTTATGGTAGAGTTAATGATTTTGGATTTATCGAAACACCATATCGTCGTGTAGATCCGGATACAGGTCAAGTAACAGATGAAATCGATTATTTGACTGCGGACGAAGAAGATAACTATGTAGTTGCACAAGCGAATGCTCTACTTGATGAAGAAGGACATTTCATCAATGAAGAGGTTGTTGCACGTTTTCGAGGAGAAAACACAGTTGTACCACGTGAACAGCTGGATTATATGGATGTTTCTCCTAAACAAGTAGTTTCTCCGGCGACAGCTTGTATTCCGTTCCTTGAAAATGATGACTCTAACCGTGCATTAATGGGAGCGAACATGCAACGTCAAGCAGTACCATTATTGAAGCCAGAATCGCCAATCGTTGGAACAGGGATGGAATATGTTTCAGGTAAGGACTCTGGTGCGGCAGTAATTTGTCGCCATAATGGAATCGTAGAGCGCGTAGAAGCGAAAAGAATTTTGGTAAGAAGAATTGAAGAAGTAGATGGAAAAGAAGTTCAAGGCGACTTAGAACATTATCCATTATTAAAATATATTCGTTCCAACCAAGGAACATGCTACAACCAATCTCCAATCGTAAAGAAAGGAGACCGCGTTGTAAAAGGTGAAGTACTTGCTGATGGGCCTTCCATGGAAAAAGGAGAGCTTGCATTAGGTCGCAACGTATTAGTTGCCTTCATGACATGGGAAGGATTTAACTATGAGGATGCGATTATCATGAGTGAGCGTCTTGTAAAAGATGATGTATATACATCTATTCATATTGAAGAATATGAAGCAGAAGCTCGTGATACAAAGTTAGGGCCTGAAGAAATTACAAGAGATATTCCAAACATTGGTGAAGAAGCGTTAAAGAACCTTGATGAACATGGAGTTGTTCGTATTGGGGCTGAAGTAACCAATGGGGATATTTTAGTAGGTAAAGTAACTCCTAAAGGAATGACAGAACTATCTGCGGAAGAAAGATTACTTCATGCCATTTTTGGTGAGAAGGCGCGTGAAGTACGAGATACATCATTACGTGTACCACATGGTGCTGGTGGAATTGTACTTGATATTAAAATCTTTAACCGTGAAGATGGCGATGAGTTACCGCCAGGAGTGAATCAGCTTATACGTGTTTATATCGTTCAGAAGCGTCAAATCTCAGAAGGAGATAAGATGGCGGGACGTCACGGAAATAAAGGGGTTATCTCGAAAATTTTACCAGAAGAAGATATGCCTTATATGCCAGATGGAACACCGGTTGACATCATGCTTAACCCACTAGGGGTACCGTCGCGAATGAACATCGGACAGGTGTTTGAATTGCATTTAGGTATGGCAGCAAGAAAGCTAGGTCTTCATGTAGCTTCTCCAGTATTTGATGGTGCTACAGAGCAAGATGTTTGGGATACATTAGAAGAAGCTGGTATGCCGCGTGATGCGAAGACAGTTCTATATGATGGTAGATCAGGTGAACCTTTTGATAATCGTGTTTCTGTCGGAATCTCTTATATGCTGAAATTATCACATATGGTTGATGATAAGATTCACGCACGTTCGACTGGACCATACTCACTAGTAACGCAACAACCGCTTGGTGGTAAAGCACAATTCGGTGGACAGCGTTTCGGAGAGATGGAAGTTTGGGCTCTTGAGGCATATGGTGCTGCTTATACATTGCAGGAAATTCTTACGGTTAAATCAGATGATATCGTTGGCCGTGTGAAAACATATGAATCAATTGTTAAGGGAGAAAATGTTCCTGACCCAGGAGTACCTGAATCATTTAAGGTACTTATCAAAGAACTTCAAAGTCTTGGTATGGACGTGAAAATGTTAACAAGTGAAATGGAAGAAATTGATTTACGTGAGTTAGATGATGATGAAACAAATGTAGCAGGTAAGCTTAATTTAGAAATGGAATAAGTTAAGTAGAATACTTGTACGATAAAGAAAATTGAGCATGATGTAGCTGGAACTTCCATGCTAAACTTGCCAAGTTTGCTTTAAGTGTAAGGTGAAAAATAGCGGAGTGTTGGCTCTTAGGAGCTAACATCTCCGATTTTAACATCTATATAATTGGTAAAATCGGACAAAAATAGGGAGGTAGGCCCTTTGTTAGATGTAAACGACTTTGCGTATATGAAAATTGGTTTAGCTTCATCAGAAAAAATTCGTTCTTGGTCATATGGAGAGGTAAAGAAACCTGAAACGATTAACTACCGTACATTGCGACCAGAAAAAGATGGGCTGTTTTGTGAGCGAATCTTTGGTCCACAAAAAGATTGGGAATGTCATTGCGGAAAGTATAAGCGTGTAAGATATAAAGGTGTAGTTTGTGATCGATGTGGAGTAGAGATTACAAAATCTAAAGTTCGTCGTGAGCGTATGGGACATATTGAACTTGCGGCACCAGTTACACATATTTGGTACTTCAAAGGTATTCCGAGCCGTATGGGACTAATCTTAGATATGTCTCCACGTGCACTAGAAGAAGTAATTTACTTTGCGGCATATATTGTAACAGAGCCAGGCAATACACCACTTGAGAAAAAACAGCTTCTTTCAGAGAAAGAATATCGTGAGTACTATTCGAAATATGGCAGCTCCTTTAAAGCAGAAATGGGCGCTGAGGCAATTCGTAAATTACTTCAAGATATTGATTTAGAACAAGAAGTAGAAGCATTAAGAGAAGAGCTTAAAACAGTTAAAGGTCAACGTCGAACTCGTGCGATTAGAAGATTAGAAGTGATGGAGGCATTCCGTAATTCTGGCAACGATACTTCATGGATGGTACTAGATGTTTTACCAGTTATTCCTCCTGAAATTCGCCCAATGGTTCAATTAGACGGTGGTCGCTTTGCAACTTCTGATTTAAATGATTTATACCGTCGTGTGATTAACCGTAACAACCGTTTGAAGCGCCTTCTAGATCTAGGTGCCCCTGGGATTATTGTACAAAATGAGAAAAGAATGCTTCAAGAAGCAGTAGATGCATTAGTGGATAATGGTAGACGTGGAAGACCAGTTACTGGTCCAGGAAACAGACCATTAAAATCACTATCTCATATGTTAAAAGGGAAACAAGGCCGTTTCCGTCAGAACTTATTAGGTAAGCGTGTTGATTACTCTGGTCGTTCCGTTATCGTAGTAGGACCTAACTTAAAGATGTATCAATGTGGATTGCCAAAAGAAATGGCATTAGAGCTATTTAAGCCATTTGTAATGAAAGAATTAGTAAGTCGTGGAATCTCCCATAATATCAAATCTGCAAAACGCAAAATTGAGCGCATACATCCGGAGGTTTGGGATGTACTAGAAGATGTTATTAAAGAACATCCGGTATTATTAAACCGTGCACCAACTTTGCACCGTCTTGGTATTCAAGCATTTGAACCTACTCTTGTTGAAGGGCGCGCAATTCGCTTACACCCATTAGTATGTACAGCGTATAATGCCGACTTTGATGGAGACCAGATGGCTATTCACGTACCTTTATCAGCAGAGGCCCAAGCGGAAGCTCGTATTTTAATGCTAGCTGCGCAAAACATTCTTAATCCAAAAGATGGTAAGCCAGTTGTTACACCTTCACAGGATATGGTATTAGGTAACTACTACTTAACTATTGAGCGAAAAGATGCTCGTGGTGAAGGAATGGTCTTCAATGATATAAATGAAGCGTCTATGGCATATCAAAATGGTTATGTACATTTGCACACAAGAGTTGCGATTTATGCAGGTAGCTTAAATAATGAAACATTTACAGAAGAACAAAATAAAAGATTATTATTAACAACAGTTGGTAAACTCATTTTCAATGAAATTTTACCAAAATCGTTCCCGTATATTAATGAGCCAACAAGATCTAATCTAGAAATTGAAACACCTGAGCACTATTTTGTAGATCCAGGAACAGATATTCCGGCAGAAATTAAGAGCCGTGAACTTATCCAACCATTCAAAAAAGGAATCCTTGGAGACATTATTGCGGAAGTATTCAAACGCTTTAAGATCAGTGAAACGTCTAAAATGCTTGATCGCATGAAGGATTTAGGATTCAAGTATTCTACAAAAGCAGGAATTACAGTTGGAATTTCAGATATCGTTGTATTAGAAAACAAGAAAGAATTACTCGACCAAGCACAAATTAAAGTAGATAATGTGATGAAGCAATTCCGTCGTGGTTTAATTACCGAAGAAGAGCGTTATGAGCATGTTATCTCTATCTGGTCCGAAGTAAAAGATGATATTCAGGAAAGATTAATACATTCATTAGATTCACAAAACCCAATCTTTATGATGAGTGATTCTGGTGCCCGTGGTAACCCATCAAACTTTACGCAGCTTGCAGGTATGCGTGGACTTATGGCAAACCCGGCAGGGAGAATCATCGAGTTACCAATTCGTTCGAGTTTCCGTGAAGGGTTAACCGTATTAGAGTACTTTATCTCTACACACGGAGCGCGTAAAGGACTTGCGGATACAGCATTAAAGACTGCCGATTCTGGTTACTTGACACGTCGTCTAGTAGATGTTGCTCAAGACGTAATTGTCAGAGAAGCGGATTGTGGAACAGATCGTGGTTTAACAGTAGCTGCTATCATGAATGGTCCAGAAGTAATCGAACCATTGATCGATCGTCTCGTTGGTCGTACATTGTTTAAAGATGTTAAACATCCAGAAACAGGAGATGTTATTCTTGAAAAAGGTGTAATCATTTCTGAAGACCAAGCAAAACAAATTACAGATGCTGGTGTAGAAGAAGTACAGATTCGCTCTGTATTTATGTGTAATACGAAACATGGTGTCTGCCAGAAATGTTATGGTCGTAACTTAGCAACTGGTGATGATGTAGAAGTAGGAGAAGCAGTAGGAATTATCGCTGCTCAGTCTATTGGTGAGCCAGGTACACAGTTAACAATGCGTACATTCCATACAGGTG contains the following coding sequences:
- the rplL gene encoding 50S ribosomal protein L7/L12 — its product is MTTEQILEAVKNMTVLELNDLVKAIEEEFGVTAAAPVAVVAGGAAEGGAEEKSDFDVVLADAGASKIKVIKAVREITGLGLKDAKELVDGAPKAIKEGVAKEEAEEMKAKLEEAGASVELK
- a CDS encoding class I SAM-dependent methyltransferase encodes the protein MSDHYFSENPQSKSKPIIWEYILRGETFKFTSDVGVFSKHGVDFGSRLLIESFVEPEIEGDFLDLGCGYGPIGIALANSFPNRQIIMADVNERSVALAEKNAKANQVENTKVIQSDRFSNIQSHQFAAILINPPIRAGKKVVYHMFEESEQALMSQGELWIVIQKKQGGPSAKDKLESLFGNVDIIARSKGYFIYKAKKI
- the rpoB gene encoding DNA-directed RNA polymerase subunit beta, giving the protein MTGHLVQYGRHRQRRSYARISEVLELPNLIEIQTASYEWFLREGLREMFQDISPIEDFTGSLSLEFIDYSLGEPKYSISDSKERDVTYNAPLRVKVRLINNKTGELKEQEVFMGDFPLMTDTGTFIINGAERVIVSQLVRSPSVYYSEKMNKNGKRGIMATVIPNRGAWLEFETDARDVVYVRIDRTRKLPITVLLRALGFGSNEEIIDLLGENEYLKNTLEKDNTETTEKAMLEIYERLRPGEPPTVENAKSLLISRFFDPKRYDLAYVGRYKMNKKLHIKNRIFNQVLAETLVDPETGEVLAEKGDKVDRKLLNKLMPYLDRDEAKLGEETVELQDGVLVEPVTFQSIKIYDPSDPTGERVLNVLGNGGLDKNIKHIMPVDIICAINYFFNLLYFVGDSDDIDHLGNRRLRSVGELLQNQFRIGLSRMERVVRERMSIQDTSSITPQQLINIRPVIASIKEFFGSSQLSQFMDQTNPLTELTHKRRLSALGPGGLTRERAGFEVRDVHYSHYGRMCPIETPEGPNIGLINSLSSYGRVNDFGFIETPYRRVDPDTGQVTDEIDYLTADEEDNYVVAQANALLDEEGHFINEEVVARFRGENTVVPREQLDYMDVSPKQVVSPATACIPFLENDDSNRALMGANMQRQAVPLLKPESPIVGTGMEYVSGKDSGAAVICRHNGIVERVEAKRILVRRIEEVDGKEVQGDLEHYPLLKYIRSNQGTCYNQSPIVKKGDRVVKGEVLADGPSMEKGELALGRNVLVAFMTWEGFNYEDAIIMSERLVKDDVYTSIHIEEYEAEARDTKLGPEEITRDIPNIGEEALKNLDEHGVVRIGAEVTNGDILVGKVTPKGMTELSAEERLLHAIFGEKAREVRDTSLRVPHGAGGIVLDIKIFNREDGDELPPGVNQLIRVYIVQKRQISEGDKMAGRHGNKGVISKILPEEDMPYMPDGTPVDIMLNPLGVPSRMNIGQVFELHLGMAARKLGLHVASPVFDGATEQDVWDTLEEAGMPRDAKTVLYDGRSGEPFDNRVSVGISYMLKLSHMVDDKIHARSTGPYSLVTQQPLGGKAQFGGQRFGEMEVWALEAYGAAYTLQEILTVKSDDIVGRVKTYESIVKGENVPDPGVPESFKVLIKELQSLGMDVKMLTSEMEEIDLRELDDDETNVAGKLNLEME
- the rpoC gene encoding DNA-directed RNA polymerase subunit beta', with translation MLDVNDFAYMKIGLASSEKIRSWSYGEVKKPETINYRTLRPEKDGLFCERIFGPQKDWECHCGKYKRVRYKGVVCDRCGVEITKSKVRRERMGHIELAAPVTHIWYFKGIPSRMGLILDMSPRALEEVIYFAAYIVTEPGNTPLEKKQLLSEKEYREYYSKYGSSFKAEMGAEAIRKLLQDIDLEQEVEALREELKTVKGQRRTRAIRRLEVMEAFRNSGNDTSWMVLDVLPVIPPEIRPMVQLDGGRFATSDLNDLYRRVINRNNRLKRLLDLGAPGIIVQNEKRMLQEAVDALVDNGRRGRPVTGPGNRPLKSLSHMLKGKQGRFRQNLLGKRVDYSGRSVIVVGPNLKMYQCGLPKEMALELFKPFVMKELVSRGISHNIKSAKRKIERIHPEVWDVLEDVIKEHPVLLNRAPTLHRLGIQAFEPTLVEGRAIRLHPLVCTAYNADFDGDQMAIHVPLSAEAQAEARILMLAAQNILNPKDGKPVVTPSQDMVLGNYYLTIERKDARGEGMVFNDINEASMAYQNGYVHLHTRVAIYAGSLNNETFTEEQNKRLLLTTVGKLIFNEILPKSFPYINEPTRSNLEIETPEHYFVDPGTDIPAEIKSRELIQPFKKGILGDIIAEVFKRFKISETSKMLDRMKDLGFKYSTKAGITVGISDIVVLENKKELLDQAQIKVDNVMKQFRRGLITEEERYEHVISIWSEVKDDIQERLIHSLDSQNPIFMMSDSGARGNPSNFTQLAGMRGLMANPAGRIIELPIRSSFREGLTVLEYFISTHGARKGLADTALKTADSGYLTRRLVDVAQDVIVREADCGTDRGLTVAAIMNGPEVIEPLIDRLVGRTLFKDVKHPETGDVILEKGVIISEDQAKQITDAGVEEVQIRSVFMCNTKHGVCQKCYGRNLATGDDVEVGEAVGIIAAQSIGEPGTQLTMRTFHTGGVAGDDITQGLPRIQELFEARNPKGQAVISEIPGTVLEMKEVKDKRVMVIEGEDGTQNEHVIPYNARVRVSIGDEVDAGEELTEGSIDPKELLDVKGVEAVQNYLLREVQKVYRMQGVEIGDKHVEVMVRQMLRKIKVTDAGDTDVLPGSLLELHLFREANGKALQEGTQPAVGEPVLLGITKASLETESFLSAASFQETTRVLTDAAIKGKHDALLGLKENVIIGKLVPAGTGMKQYRSIKAGVTAEEERETKEIEIETIQ